The following proteins are co-located in the Caldivirga sp. genome:
- the metG gene encoding methionine--tRNA ligase yields MSSDPNGNGVRWVVGSAWPYIYAVPHLGNLIGSLLSADVFTRYLKLKGYDVVFVTGSDEHGTPIEVEAIKLGVEPRQLTDRMHEVIVRILKLWGIEPDNYTRTESDVHKWYVRDTFTKIYNNGYIFTKDDELPYCPKDKIFLPDRFVIGTCPYCGYPYARGDQCENCGKLLEPRMLINPKCAICGSTPEWRLTRHWYLDLRRLEDRIRSYIEGNNALPDNARQMSLGMLKEGLRPRAITRDNKWGIPAPFPGSEGKTIYVWFEAVLGYVSATIEYFRRLGREDEWRRFWFNKGTRVVFFIGKDNIPFHTIIFPALLMATGEDYVMPWTTSSTEYLIFEGRKFSKSQRVGIWADEAIALLPADYWRFYLIYNRPEQRDSNFTWDSFLDVVNSVMNDTVGNFIHRVLTLAKRRWGTVPSDVKMTEQDQEVYGKVLEILNTVEENYEKIMLKDAVSQSIEMARIGNRYLNEKQPWRLSGFEFDSALYMLMSIVKTLSVALAPVIPFSVSELWRMMGYSNGLRWRDAGKPIEQGLQLSEPKPLFRKISREELNVMLKKLDEIRDIKDKGKYPWEQAYLPTP; encoded by the coding sequence ATCTCCAGTGACCCCAATGGAAATGGAGTAAGGTGGGTTGTGGGCTCCGCATGGCCGTACATTTACGCCGTCCCACACTTAGGTAACCTGATAGGTTCACTGTTATCCGCCGACGTATTCACCAGATACCTTAAGTTGAAGGGTTACGATGTTGTCTTCGTCACCGGTAGTGATGAGCATGGTACACCAATAGAGGTTGAGGCTATTAAGCTGGGTGTTGAACCAAGGCAATTAACTGATAGAATGCATGAGGTCATTGTTAGAATACTTAAACTCTGGGGCATTGAACCCGATAACTACACTAGGACTGAGTCGGATGTTCATAAGTGGTATGTTAGGGATACATTCACTAAAATCTACAATAATGGCTACATATTCACCAAAGATGATGAATTACCCTACTGCCCAAAGGATAAGATATTCCTACCGGACAGGTTCGTGATAGGTACATGCCCCTACTGCGGCTACCCCTACGCCAGGGGTGACCAGTGCGAGAACTGCGGTAAGTTACTTGAACCAAGGATGTTAATTAACCCCAAGTGCGCAATATGTGGTTCAACCCCCGAGTGGAGGTTAACTAGGCACTGGTACCTTGACTTAAGGAGGCTTGAGGATAGGATTAGGAGCTACATTGAGGGGAATAATGCGCTTCCGGATAATGCAAGGCAAATGAGCCTAGGGATGCTTAAGGAGGGTTTAAGGCCCAGGGCAATAACTAGGGATAATAAGTGGGGTATCCCAGCCCCATTCCCAGGCTCTGAGGGTAAGACTATTTACGTTTGGTTTGAGGCAGTTTTAGGCTATGTCTCAGCAACCATAGAGTACTTTAGAAGGCTTGGTAGGGAGGATGAGTGGAGGAGGTTCTGGTTCAATAAGGGGACTAGGGTCGTGTTCTTCATAGGTAAGGATAACATACCGTTCCATACAATAATATTCCCGGCACTACTCATGGCAACTGGGGAAGATTATGTAATGCCATGGACAACCTCATCCACGGAGTACTTGATTTTCGAGGGTAGGAAATTCTCAAAGAGCCAGAGGGTCGGAATCTGGGCTGATGAGGCTATAGCCCTACTCCCAGCAGACTACTGGAGGTTCTACCTCATTTATAATAGGCCTGAGCAGAGGGATAGTAACTTCACGTGGGATTCATTCCTAGACGTAGTTAACTCAGTTATGAATGACACGGTGGGTAACTTCATACACAGGGTATTAACACTGGCGAAAAGGAGATGGGGTACTGTGCCCAGTGACGTTAAGATGACTGAGCAGGACCAGGAGGTTTACGGCAAGGTTCTTGAAATCCTCAACACTGTTGAGGAGAATTATGAGAAAATAATGCTGAAGGATGCTGTATCCCAGTCAATTGAAATGGCAAGGATAGGTAATAGGTACCTGAATGAGAAGCAACCATGGAGGTTAAGTGGCTTTGAGTTCGACAGCGCACTGTACATGCTCATGAGTATTGTTAAGACATTATCAGTAGCACTTGCACCAGTAATACCCTTCAGTGTTAGTGAATTATGGAGAATGATGGGTTACAGTAATGGCTTAAGATGGAGGGATGCTGGGAAGCCTATTGAACAGGGATTACAGTTAAGTGAACCAAAGCCATTATTCAGAAAGATAAGTAGGGAGGAGTTGAATGTAATGCTTAAGAAGCTTGATGAAATAAGGGACATCAAGGATAAGGGTAAGTACCCATGGGAGCAAGCCTACCTACCAACCCCCTAG
- a CDS encoding PQQ-binding-like beta-propeller repeat protein, translated as MNRYQLTITVVSIALAVSLAILIINITSISSKNSITVTSVITKTITYTPRYVNTSSSNSSQFEYQFMLPYVIQSIPEESNGYWRSTVMFEENPQHNYVIPTRTGFFMVNVTWGVVVPPAIYGDLLLVTTSGPFNSSSSSFPLNIGSVYAINLTNGAIVWFRVFPNQIMTQPIVFNGIMIVGLGNSVLTPTYRGTGTNYLAAVNVTNGEVLWNYTTLGEDMPTPVFYRGLVIEADGSGEAFALNATTGKPLWVDELGTYDSMSSLLLVNNIVYFGTSTTFWAINATTGSVIWSDYLYGNYQNIGGLDDSSPAYYNGIVVTSFTLHNPNDTMSVMLVAFNASNGRVLWILNEGLSKITPNLEAPPVVIYDGLVIHDSPVGVLYVVNFTNGKVLWTFKTGLTLSNAVIVLKKFIVIQNRSGELFILTLNGNLVKEVYTPVVPGPGNLLATGDSLILVGVNGIVESLPLFTLLHS; from the coding sequence ATGAATAGATATCAGTTAACGATAACGGTTGTTTCAATAGCGTTAGCAGTATCATTGGCTATCTTAATAATTAACATTACTTCAATCTCATCTAAAAACAGCATTACTGTTACAAGTGTTATTACTAAGACCATAACATATACTCCACGGTATGTTAATACTTCAAGCAGTAACAGTAGTCAATTTGAGTACCAATTCATGCTACCTTACGTGATTCAATCAATACCTGAGGAGTCTAATGGGTACTGGCGTAGTACAGTAATGTTTGAGGAGAATCCACAACACAATTACGTTATACCTACTAGAACAGGGTTCTTCATGGTTAACGTGACTTGGGGTGTGGTTGTACCACCTGCTATTTACGGTGACCTACTGCTCGTAACTACTTCAGGTCCGTTCAATTCATCAAGCTCAAGCTTCCCACTCAACATAGGTAGTGTTTACGCCATAAACTTAACCAATGGCGCTATCGTTTGGTTCAGGGTCTTCCCTAATCAAATAATGACCCAACCAATAGTGTTCAACGGTATAATGATTGTTGGCCTAGGCAATAGTGTGCTAACACCAACATATAGGGGTACTGGGACTAATTACCTAGCCGCAGTCAATGTTACTAACGGTGAAGTATTATGGAACTACACTACGCTTGGTGAAGACATGCCTACACCCGTATTCTATAGGGGTCTCGTAATAGAGGCTGATGGTAGTGGTGAAGCCTTTGCATTAAACGCAACCACGGGTAAGCCTCTTTGGGTTGATGAGTTAGGTACTTATGATAGCATGTCATCGTTACTCCTAGTTAATAACATAGTTTACTTCGGTACATCAACAACCTTCTGGGCTATTAACGCCACTACAGGTAGTGTTATTTGGAGTGATTACCTGTATGGTAATTACCAAAACATTGGTGGTTTGGATGATTCCTCACCAGCCTACTACAATGGAATCGTGGTTACGTCATTTACTCTACATAACCCTAACGACACCATGAGCGTCATGTTGGTAGCGTTCAATGCTAGTAATGGGCGAGTCCTATGGATTCTTAATGAGGGCTTATCTAAAATTACACCTAATCTAGAGGCGCCTCCTGTCGTTATTTATGACGGCTTAGTGATTCACGATTCCCCAGTGGGTGTGCTTTATGTTGTTAATTTTACTAATGGTAAGGTCTTATGGACCTTTAAGACTGGGTTAACATTAAGTAATGCGGTTATTGTACTTAAGAAGTTCATAGTTATACAGAATAGGAGCGGTGAACTTTTCATTCTTACATTAAACGGTAACCTAGTTAAGGAGGTTTACACACCTGTGGTGCCTGGTCCTGGGAATCTCTTAGCTACTGGTGATTCATTAATTCTAGTTGGGGTGAATGGTATTGTTGAGTCATTACCGTTATTTACGCTGCTTCATTCTTAG
- a CDS encoding winged helix-turn-helix domain-containing protein, translated as MGEMSLIDVSRLNEFDEDMVIRFPIRPHTFKKGKVRLMSIDAFEKAIDPSRLSILKLIAFGVSKPSVIGVKLKMPKSTLYRHLSVLMRYGWIERSSYGLVFSAPIYLAYEVESGKPGSLSIRLLNGKGAFIDEKTGFIIINGVRPIQNCLKCPMLRQCTEHVKLLAHEFNVTLRSKTPAEAYIEVLTWVTSKNLAKILNSIYLDLSIR; from the coding sequence GTGGGTGAAATGTCCCTAATTGATGTAAGCAGGTTGAATGAGTTTGATGAGGACATGGTGATAAGGTTTCCCATAAGGCCTCATACGTTTAAGAAGGGGAAAGTTAGGTTAATGAGCATTGATGCCTTTGAGAAGGCTATTGATCCAAGTAGGTTAAGCATACTTAAGTTGATAGCGTTCGGCGTATCGAAGCCTTCTGTAATTGGCGTGAAGCTTAAGATGCCTAAGTCTACGTTATATAGGCACCTATCAGTGTTAATGAGGTATGGTTGGATTGAAAGAAGCAGTTACGGGTTAGTGTTCTCGGCCCCCATATACCTAGCCTACGAGGTTGAAAGCGGGAAGCCTGGTTCATTAAGCATAAGGCTTCTTAATGGGAAGGGGGCCTTCATAGATGAGAAGACGGGCTTCATAATAATTAACGGTGTTAGGCCTATTCAAAACTGCCTAAAGTGCCCAATGCTTAGGCAGTGTACGGAGCATGTTAAGTTGTTGGCTCATGAATTTAACGTAACCTTAAGAAGTAAAACTCCCGCCGAAGCCTACATAGAGGTTTTAACCTGGGTAACGTCTAAGAACTTGGCTAAGATACTTAACTCAATATACTTGGATTTAAGCATTAGGTGA
- the hflX gene encoding GTPase HflX — translation MIVIVVSMGKEALLVYVDPNPMDSKINEFRMLAEVAGYEVKGLVVQRRVPDSRYYMGSGKLGDVKKLIEDGVNYLITYHQLKPNQSFNLSRELRINVMDRVKLILEIFDKRAGDAEAKLQIRLAELKYSLPLIREYIRLSKKGEQIGFHGLGEYGAETYYKHALRQIASVKRRLSTIKSMRDTHIIKRKDKGIPEVALTGYTMAGKTTLFNRLTGEGKYIDGKAFATLSTYSRLVNFNGKYAVITDTVGFIDDLPPILVESFYSTIREITYADLILLIIDSSDPIEEVRRKVNSSISILNDIAVPMGKVIPVFNKIDQVKDTSPLMKMALEFKLSNPLFISAKAGIGLESLKGRIASELKDYATVRLAVEDLDEVNHLLKHRASIMVINDDSALVNVRREDLTILDERGISYWIEG, via the coding sequence ATGATAGTGATAGTAGTTAGCATGGGTAAGGAAGCGTTACTGGTTTACGTGGATCCAAACCCCATGGATAGTAAGATTAATGAGTTTAGGATGCTTGCTGAAGTAGCTGGTTACGAAGTTAAAGGACTCGTAGTGCAGAGGAGGGTTCCGGACTCCAGGTACTATATGGGTAGTGGTAAGCTTGGGGATGTTAAGAAACTTATTGAAGATGGCGTTAACTACCTAATAACCTATCATCAGCTTAAGCCTAACCAATCCTTCAACTTATCCAGGGAGTTAAGGATAAACGTGATGGATAGGGTTAAGTTAATCCTAGAAATATTCGATAAGAGGGCTGGTGATGCTGAGGCTAAACTACAGATAAGATTAGCTGAGTTGAAGTACTCATTACCGTTAATCAGGGAGTACATTAGGTTAAGTAAGAAGGGAGAGCAGATTGGCTTTCACGGCTTAGGTGAGTATGGTGCTGAGACCTACTATAAGCATGCATTAAGGCAGATAGCCTCAGTGAAGAGGAGGTTAAGTACAATAAAATCCATGAGGGATACTCACATAATTAAGAGGAAGGATAAGGGTATACCTGAGGTTGCATTGACAGGCTACACTATGGCTGGTAAGACAACGCTCTTTAATAGATTAACGGGTGAGGGCAAGTACATTGATGGTAAGGCGTTCGCAACCTTATCAACGTACTCCAGGTTAGTTAACTTCAATGGTAAGTACGCTGTTATCACAGACACTGTGGGGTTCATTGATGATTTACCGCCAATACTTGTGGAGTCCTTCTACTCAACAATAAGGGAGATCACGTACGCTGACCTTATACTCCTCATAATTGATTCAAGTGACCCAATAGAGGAGGTGCGTAGGAAGGTTAATAGTTCAATAAGCATACTGAACGATATAGCAGTACCAATGGGTAAGGTTATTCCGGTCTTCAACAAGATTGACCAGGTTAAGGACACTAGCCCATTAATGAAAATGGCTCTTGAGTTTAAGCTAAGTAATCCACTATTCATATCAGCTAAGGCTGGTATTGGCCTAGAGTCATTGAAAGGTAGGATAGCCTCAGAGTTGAAGGATTATGCCACTGTAAGATTAGCGGTGGAGGATCTTGATGAGGTTAATCACCTGCTTAAACATAGGGCTTCAATAATGGTTATTAATGATGACTCAGCGTTAGTTAACGTCAGGAGAGAGGATCTTACAATCCTTGACGAGAGGGGGATTAGTTACTGGATTGAAGGCTGA
- a CDS encoding KEOPS complex subunit Pcc1 has product MTSSSVGKPEYVEVEVRLRLSVDSEVVYRVFKAMEPEFKFKRGMVTTRLSNGDVVITINASDVNSARSLVNGVLKHIYLVLSLQSSN; this is encoded by the coding sequence ATGACCAGCAGTAGCGTAGGTAAGCCTGAATACGTAGAGGTTGAGGTTAGGCTTAGGTTAAGCGTGGACAGTGAGGTAGTTTATAGGGTTTTTAAGGCTATGGAGCCTGAGTTCAAGTTTAAGAGGGGCATGGTGACCACGCGTTTAAGCAATGGTGATGTTGTAATAACTATTAATGCAAGTGACGTTAATAGTGCAAGGAGCCTAGTTAATGGTGTTCTTAAGCACATTTACCTAGTCCTCAGCCTTCAATCCAGTAACTAA